A region of the Leucobacter komagatae genome:
TGCGGGAGCACGTTCGGGATCGTCGCGTTCGCGACAACCTGCCAGCGGGACGCGCCCGCGGTTCGCAGTGCCTGCTCGGGCCCCTGGTCGACGTCCTCCATCGCCTCAGCCCAGAGCTTGCCCATCACACCGGTGTTGTGGCAGATGAGCGCGAGTACCCCCGCGAACGGCCCAAGGCCAACCGCGGTCACGAAGATGAGCGCAAAGACGATATCGGGCACGGCTCGGAAGAACGAGAGGATCCCGCGCGCGACCTGGTAGACCGCCTGGTTCGGCGTGGTCGTCCGCGCCGCGAACACCGCGAGCAGCAGCGCGAACGGCACGGACACGGTCGTGCCGAGCAGGCCGATCCAGAGCGTCGTGAGCGCGCCCTCGATGCCCTTCTGCAGCACCTCGGCGCTGAGGTCGGGCGGGAACGCCTCAGAGATGAAGTTCGCCATGCCCTTCGCCCCGGTGACGAGCGCCTCGGGCCGGAACTCGGTCGCTTGGAACGCGAGCACGTGCAGGGCGACGAGCACGACGAGGATCACGGACCACGAGCCAGCGCGGTAGACGGTCTTGGGGTCGCGCGGCACCTCAAGGCGGGTGGGGGCGGTGCTGTGTATCACTTGGGGTCCTAGAGGTAGAGGGCTGCGAGTTCGGTGTCGTCGAGCTCGGCGACCGGGCAGTCGAATACGAGGTGGCCGTCGCGGAGCCCGATGACGCGGTCTGCGTAGGCGCGGGCCAGGTGCGGCTGGTGCAGCACCGCCGCGACGCCGAGCCCCTCCTCGACCGCGAGCTGCCGGAGCAGCCGCATCACGTCGTCGGCCGCGCGCGGGTCGAGCGCCGACACCGGCTCGTCGGCGAGGATCATGCGGGGGCGCTGGCAGAGCGCGCGGGCGATTGCGACGCGCTGCTGCTGGCCGCCCGAGAGGCTGTCGGCCCGGTCGTGGGCGCGGTCGGCGAGGCCCACGCGCTCGAGGCAGGCCATCGCCTCCTCCTTGAGTTCCGCGCCGAAGAGCGGCGGGATAGAGCGCCAGGCCGGGAGCCTGGAGAAGCCGCCCGCGCACACGTTCTGGAGCGCGGTGCGACGGGGAACGAGGTGGATCTTCTGGAAGACGGTCGCCGCCGAGCGGCGCGCCTCGGCCCGCCTCGCTGCGCTCGCCTCGGTGAGGCGGACGCCGGCGATCTCGATGTCGCCGGAGTCCGCCTCGATGATGCCGTTCACCGCGCGCAGCGTCGTCGACTTCCCAGAGCCGTTCGCTCCGAGGAACGCGACGACCTCGCCGGCGTGAACACGCATGCTCATATCGGAGAGCACGACGCGACCGCCGAAACTCTTCGAGATCGCCTGGACGTCGAGGAGCACCTCGGGCTCGGTGATTCGGGCTGCGTGGGCGCTCGGGCTGTGCGCGGTGATCGACATGAGGGTTACACGTCCTTTTCGGTGAGACCCATGGTCTCGGCGAGGTCGAACAGCGGCTTGTAGGTCTCGTTCGTGACGGGGATCAGCGGGCCGGCCGGGTCAACCCCGAGGAAGCCGGAGACCTTCTCAACGTCGGCCGCGTCGAGGCTCAGCAGCGCCTCCGAGACCGCGTCCTTGAACTCCTGCGGCATGTTGCCGCGAACCGTGATCGGGTCGTTCGGGATCTCCTCGGACTTCCAGACCTGCCGGAACTTCGACTCGTCGAAGGTGCCCTCAGCGGTCGCGGTCGCGAGCGTCTGCGAGTTGATCTGCGCGGCGTCGACCGTGCCGTTGACGAGCGCGAGCAGCGCCTCGGGGTGGCCGCCTGCGTAGTCAGCGGTCACGTCCTCGTCGATGCCGGCGTCCTTCAGCGCCGACATCGGGAGCGCGTCGCCCGACGTCGAGCCGGGGCTGCCAAGCGCGAGCGTCTTGCCCTTCAGGTCCTCAATCGTCTGGACGGGCGAATCCTTCGGCACCCAGATGCCACCCGTGTACGTGGTCGGGTTCCCCTCAGCGTCGCCGAACGAGACCATGGCGGTCGCGTCTGCGCGCTGGTTCGCGAACACGAACCCGAGCGGGCCGAACTGCGCGATCTCGAGCTGGTCGTTCTCCATCGCGAGCACCTCGGCCGCGTAGTCCTCGGTGATCGAGACCTCGACCTCGCAGTCGAGCTTCTCGGAGAGCGCCGCCGCGAGTGTCTGGTACGCGGGTTCAAGGCGCTCAGGGTCCTCGTAGGGGAGGATGCCGAAGCGGATCTTGCCGTCGGGGCAGGTCACGCCCGCCGCGTCGGCGTTCGCGCCGCTCTCGTCGGCGGCCGCCGTGCAGCCCGTGAGGCCGAGCCCGATGAGCGCGACCGCCGAGGCGGCGAGGATGGTGTTCTTCTTCACGGTTCTCCTTGGTTGTTGGTGTGAAGCGGGTTGTTGGTGTGAAGCGGGTTGTTGGTGTGAAGCGGGTTGTTGGTGTGAAGCGGGATTGGGGTCAGAATGAGGCGATCGTGCGGGCGCCGAGCGCCGGGCCGATGGTCATGCCGATCCCGGTCGTGACAGTCACGACCGAGACGCCGGGAATCGGCTCCTCGCGCAGCAGCTCACGCTCGGAGCTCGACGCGTAGATGCCCTGCCAGCGCTCGATGACCTCGAGCATGTCGGTTCCGAGGAGCGCCGCCGCGTCCGCGAGCAGCAGGTCAGACCAGCGCTCGTCGAGGAACGGGGGCGCAGCGTCGAAGTAGTCGTGCGAGTCGCCGACGAGCAGCGTGCCGTCGGGCTGCTGCGTGAACATCACGTTCGCGCCGATCTCGAGCAGTTCGGGGCGCAGCCGCTCGGTCTCTTCGCGCAGCGCATCCTGCGCCGGCCCGGCGAACGCGCCATAGCGCAGCATCGATGTACCGCTCAGCACGGCCGGCCCGAGGCCCATGTCGTGCGGGGCGCGCACGCGAGCCATCTGCAGGACGCACTCGCGGACGTCGCCTGCGAGGTCCGGGAACAACCTGCCGACGAGGTGGCCCGCTGCGATGATCACGCGATCCGCTGCGATCTTCCCGCGGCTCGTCTCGAGCGTGAGGTGCTGGCCTTCACGCACCCCGAAGAGCGTCGTACCGAACCGCACCTCGCCGCGTTCGTGATCGGCGATCCAGCGCGCGAGATCGGCGACCACCGTGCGCGGGTTCGCCGTGAGGTCGCCGGCGAGCAGGATCCCGGAGCGGATCTCGCCCGGCGTCGCGAGGCGGAGCTGATCAGCAACCTGCCCGGCGGTGAGCAGCTCGCCCTCAGCGGCGTCCTTCTGCTCGGCGAGCTCGACGAGCACGGCCTCCTCCGCGGCCGAACGGGCGACCGCGAGCGTACCCGACACCCGCGCCTCGATCCCCGTGCGCTCGGCGAGGGAGCGCCAGAGCGGGTTCGCCTCGCGGGCGAGCTCGCCGACCTCCCCAGCCTGCACCGAGGTGCAGACGTGGCCGAAGTTGCGGATGCTCGCGAGCACCGCCCTCGAGTCTTGCTCGATGACGGTGACGCGGTAACCGGCGTCGAGTGCGGCGACCGCGTGGGAGAGGCCCACGATCCCGGCGCCGACGATTGCGATATGCGAAGTCATGGTTCGAGGATGCGGGTTTAAAAGTAGTCATGACAACTTTTTGGAAGCCTGTTCGCCGAACGTTCACCGACGCGATTTCCGGCCAGAAAACGCTCACCGACCGTTCACCTTGGCGGCACCAAAGGGCCCCGAAATCGGTATCGACAAGTTGTACGCTGACCAACATGACCGAGAACCAGCCGCTGCATATCCAGCTCTATGAAGAGATGGCACAGCGCATTCGCTCCGGCCTGTGGCAGACGGGGCAGCGCGTGCCAAGCGAGAAATCGCTCGTCGCCGAATTCGGCACCTCGCGTGGCCCCGTGCGGCAGGCGCTCGCCGCGCTACGCGCGGAGGGTGTCATCACCGGGGGCAGGGGCGCCCCTCCCAGGGTGCAGCGCGGGGTGCCCTCGCAGTCTTTCGGCACGTTCCTGTCGTTCACGGAGTGGGCACGCCTCTCCGGCTTCACGCCCGGCCAGCACGTCGTCGAGGCAGTGAAACGGCCGGCTTCGGAGACCGTCGCGCGCGAGCTCGGCGTCAAGCCAGAAGACACCGTCGTCGAGATCGTGAGGCTTCGCACCCTCGACGGTGAACCCGCACTGTTTGAGCGCACCTCATTCGCCTACGCGATCGGCTGCCACATGCTCGACGCGAACTTCGACGGGGGCAGCATCTACCAAGAACTCGCGCGCATCGGCGTCGTCCCGGCCCGCGCCCGCCACGTCATCGACGCCGTGGCAGCCCACCCGCTCGATGCCGAGTGGCTGCGCGTATCCCCCGGCTTTCCGCTGCTGCGCGCTCGCCGAACCTCGACGACGGTCGACGGCACCGTCATCGAGTACGCAGACGACAGGCACCTCCCCTCCATGACCACGTTCGCCATCGAAAACACGGCGGCGCACCGAACCCAGCTCGTTCGCGAATCCGCGGGCGGCGCGACACTTCTGAAGGACCCAGCATGATTTCCCTCGCAGCATTCGACATGGCAGGCACGACCATCAACGACGGCGGGGCCGTCTACCGTGCGCTCGAAGACTCCGTCACCGAGACGGGTGTTCTGGTGAAGCCCGAGGACCTGCAGACGTGGATGGGCGTCGAAAAGCGCGAGGCCATCACCGCGCTCATTGAGCTCGGCGGGGGTGTCGCTGACGAGGATCTCGTGGGCGCAACCTTCGCCCGCTTCCGCGAACTGCTTGACGAGTACTACACCGCGGAGCCGCCGACGCCGATCGACGGGGTCCCCGAGGCAATTGCGAAGCTTCAGGCGGCCGGAATCAAGGTGGCTCTCACGACGGGATTCTCCCGCGATGTCGCCGAGGGCATCCTTCGCGGGCTCGGGTGGACGGTTGGGGCTGACGGGGTTTCTGGCTCGGGTGCTGGCTCCGCTGGGGTTGCTGGCGGCGCGGGCGCTGGCGGTTCCGCGGGCGCAGTCCGCGTAGACGCCCTCTCGTGCGGCGATGACGTTGCTGCGGGCCGGCCTGCGCCGTTCATGATCCACCGCGTCATGGAAGCGACCGGCGTGACCGACGTCGCCGAGGTGCTCGTTGCGGGTGACACCGCCGTCGACGTGCGGGCGGGCCTCAACTCGGGCGCTGCGATCTCGGTCGGGGTGCTGACGGGCAAGCTCGACCGCGCGAGCCTGGAGGCCGAGGGGCCGACCGCGGTGCTCGACTCGGTCGCGGCGATCCCCGCCTACCTGGGGGTCTAGCGCCGGCTCGGTGGCCGGGCAGGTTCGGCGGCGCCGGTTCGACGGCCGGGCCGGCTCGGCGGTCGGGCCCGGCGGTCGGGCTCGGCGGTCGGGCCCGGCGGTCGGGCTCGGCGGTCGGCACCGCTCCACCCATAACGCCTCAATTTATCCATTGGCCCTCAAATTCCCCGGGAATTTGAGGGCCAACGGATT
Encoded here:
- the phnE gene encoding phosphonate ABC transporter, permease protein PhnE encodes the protein MIHSTAPTRLEVPRDPKTVYRAGSWSVILVVLVALHVLAFQATEFRPEALVTGAKGMANFISEAFPPDLSAEVLQKGIEGALTTLWIGLLGTTVSVPFALLLAVFAARTTTPNQAVYQVARGILSFFRAVPDIVFALIFVTAVGLGPFAGVLALICHNTGVMGKLWAEAMEDVDQGPEQALRTAGASRWQVVANATIPNVLPQLTGLLLYRFDVNVRSSLVLGLVGAGGIGLLINKAIKTFQFDEMLTYLIIILIVIIAVDLASAWIRKRLQ
- a CDS encoding phosphonate ABC transporter ATP-binding protein; its protein translation is MSITAHSPSAHAARITEPEVLLDVQAISKSFGGRVVLSDMSMRVHAGEVVAFLGANGSGKSTTLRAVNGIIEADSGDIEIAGVRLTEASAARRAEARRSAATVFQKIHLVPRRTALQNVCAGGFSRLPAWRSIPPLFGAELKEEAMACLERVGLADRAHDRADSLSGGQQQRVAIARALCQRPRMILADEPVSALDPRAADDVMRLLRQLAVEEGLGVAAVLHQPHLARAYADRVIGLRDGHLVFDCPVAELDDTELAALYL
- a CDS encoding phosphate/phosphite/phosphonate ABC transporter substrate-binding protein, translated to MKKNTILAASAVALIGLGLTGCTAAADESGANADAAGVTCPDGKIRFGILPYEDPERLEPAYQTLAAALSEKLDCEVEVSITEDYAAEVLAMENDQLEIAQFGPLGFVFANQRADATAMVSFGDAEGNPTTYTGGIWVPKDSPVQTIEDLKGKTLALGSPGSTSGDALPMSALKDAGIDEDVTADYAGGHPEALLALVNGTVDAAQINSQTLATATAEGTFDESKFRQVWKSEEIPNDPITVRGNMPQEFKDAVSEALLSLDAADVEKVSGFLGVDPAGPLIPVTNETYKPLFDLAETMGLTEKDV
- a CDS encoding TIGR03364 family FAD-dependent oxidoreductase; amino-acid sequence: MTSHIAIVGAGIVGLSHAVAALDAGYRVTVIEQDSRAVLASIRNFGHVCTSVQAGEVGELAREANPLWRSLAERTGIEARVSGTLAVARSAAEEAVLVELAEQKDAAEGELLTAGQVADQLRLATPGEIRSGILLAGDLTANPRTVVADLARWIADHERGEVRFGTTLFGVREGQHLTLETSRGKIAADRVIIAAGHLVGRLFPDLAGDVRECVLQMARVRAPHDMGLGPAVLSGTSMLRYGAFAGPAQDALREETERLRPELLEIGANVMFTQQPDGTLLVGDSHDYFDAAPPFLDERWSDLLLADAAALLGTDMLEVIERWQGIYASSSERELLREEPIPGVSVVTVTTGIGMTIGPALGARTIASF
- a CDS encoding GntR family transcriptional regulator translates to MTENQPLHIQLYEEMAQRIRSGLWQTGQRVPSEKSLVAEFGTSRGPVRQALAALRAEGVITGGRGAPPRVQRGVPSQSFGTFLSFTEWARLSGFTPGQHVVEAVKRPASETVARELGVKPEDTVVEIVRLRTLDGEPALFERTSFAYAIGCHMLDANFDGGSIYQELARIGVVPARARHVIDAVAAHPLDAEWLRVSPGFPLLRARRTSTTVDGTVIEYADDRHLPSMTTFAIENTAAHRTQLVRESAGGATLLKDPA
- a CDS encoding HAD family hydrolase, with the protein product MISLAAFDMAGTTINDGGAVYRALEDSVTETGVLVKPEDLQTWMGVEKREAITALIELGGGVADEDLVGATFARFRELLDEYYTAEPPTPIDGVPEAIAKLQAAGIKVALTTGFSRDVAEGILRGLGWTVGADGVSGSGAGSAGVAGGAGAGGSAGAVRVDALSCGDDVAAGRPAPFMIHRVMEATGVTDVAEVLVAGDTAVDVRAGLNSGAAISVGVLTGKLDRASLEAEGPTAVLDSVAAIPAYLGV